Genomic window (Mycolicibacterium smegmatis):
GCAGCGCGATGGCATCCATGGCGTCGACGGGCTCCCGGCGCGCGTCGTAGGACACCACGGGCATCGGCCCGAACTCCGGGTGGGGTGGAAGGCCCAGCCGGATCCGTTCATGTTCGGCGAGTGTCTGCAGGCGGTTCAACGACAGGCTGCGGGCCACCCGCGTGGCCTCGTCGAGTCGCTGGGCGGCACCCAGACGATCCCCCTGCAGGGCCTTGATCCGCGCACTGATCACGTACCTGGCGATCTTGAAGTCGACGGACCCGCCTTCGGGGCCGAGCTTGTAGCCTTCGTCGAGCAGCCGCTCGGCTTCGGCCAGATTGCCCTTCTCGTAGAGGATTTCGCCGAGCAGCGAACTTGCGAGGCGGCCGGCGTACGAGTGGGTGCCGCCGGACCTCTTCGCGATCCGCAGCGCCCGCCGCAGCGTCTGCTCGGCCACGGTGTTGTTGAGCATCAGGTGGTGCGCGATGCCGCTGAAGCACAGGCCGTTGACGATGCTGAACGAGTCGCCGCTGCGCTCGTAGTACGGGGCCGCCCATGTCTGGATCCGCTCGACCTCGTCGAGGTCGTAGCGGTATGCCGCGGCGAAGGTCGCCACGGTCGCCGCGGTGGCAACCGTGAACGGGGGCATGCGGTCGCGGCGCTGCAGGCACGCGGCGATGTGCTCATCGATTCCGCGCAGCCGGTCCGCCCGCAGATCCGCGATGGCACGCACGACGTCGACTTCGGCGCGCATATCGGCCGTCTCGTCGTCGGACAGGCCGGCGTCGCTCATCGTGGCCTCGACGCGGGAGAGCGCATCCCGGGCGGCCGGGACCCGGTGCAGCACGATGTTGGCCCAGGCCAACGCGAGTTGCAGGCGGGGATTCGACCGCACCTTGTCCTGGGGCAGCTTGGCGGTGAGCCCGATCAGGGTGGACATCTGCCCACCGGAGACCAGGTAGAGGCCGTCGTTCTCGACCAGGCGCACGGCCTCGGCCTCGTCACCCGCCGCGAGGGCGTGGTCGACCGCCTCACGCACCAGGCGCTGGTCGGCGTACCACCGGCACGCCCGCCGGTGCAGGTCGCAGACCCGTTCGCGGCTCAGCCGGTGCCGCAGGAAATCCCGGAACAACTGGTGGTAGCGGAACCATTGGTCGTCGATGCGGCGCAGGAAAAGATCACGCTCCTCGATCTTTTCGAGGATCGACTGCCCGTCGGGCACGTCGGTCAGCGCCGACGCCAGTCCGCCGCAGATGCGCTCGGGAATCGAGGTCGCCAACAGGAAATCGAGCGTCGAGGGCTCCAGGGTCTCCAGCACGTTCTCGGCGAGGAACTCGCTGATCACGTGGTGGCGGCCTGTCATCGTCTCGATGAGTTGCACGGGATCGTCACGGTCGCGCAGCGTCAGCGACGCCAGTTGCAGTGCGGCGACCCACCCGTCGGTCTTCTCGGTGAGTTCTTCGACATCGGTCTGGTCGAGGTCCAACCCGGCGAGGTCGACCAGAAAACTTCCCGACTCTGAGACGTCGAAACGCAGTGCGGTGGCGTCGATCTCGACGATCTCACCCTGCATGCGCATGCGGCTCATCGGCAGCCCGCTCTGTGTGCGGCTGGTGACCACCACGGTCAGACCCGATGCGACGTTGTCGAGCAGGTACCGCAGCGCGGCGATGGTCGCGGGATCGGTGACCCGGTGCCAGTCGTCGATCACCAGGGTCATCCGCCGGCCGCTGGAGTGGATGTCGTTGATCAGCGAGGTCAGCACATAGCGCTCGGCGTCGTCGCCGTGTTCTTCAAGAACGTCGCCCAGATCCGACGCCAGTGCGGGCATGACCGAGCGGATCGCCTCGATCACGTGCGACAGGAACCAGACCACGTTGTTGTCGTCGTCGTCAACGGTCAGCCAGGCGACCGCGACGCCGTCGGCCGCCAGCTGTTTGGCCCACTGCACGGCGAGGGTGCTCTTGCCGAATCCGGTCGGACCGTGGATCACCGTGAGCTTCTTGTCGCGTTGCGCGCGCAGCACGTCGATCAGGCGTGCCCGCTCGACCAGACGCTTCGCCGAGGACGGCATCTGGAAGCGCGTGGCCGGTGCCGGCGGCGTCAGAGTGCGCACCGGATATCCACTCGACGGGGTAGGGGACGCAATCGAGCTGGGGCGGTCGGTCGGCGGCGCGATGGGGATCGGCATGTCATCGACCGGTAGGCCGTGGCGCCGCTGCAGTTCCCGCAACTGCTCACCGAAGGCCTGTGCACTCTCCGGACGATCCGAGATCGTGCGGGACATGGCCTGTTCGATCGCGGCGCTGAGGTCTGCGGGCAGATCGGCGTCGCGCAGGTTCGGGGCGGGATGTCTGGTGATGCGCAGGAACTGCGCGACCATCTGCTCGCCTTTGCCGCGCTCGAACACCGCGTGGCCGGTACTCGCGGTGAACACCGTCGACGCCAGGCTGTACACATCTGAAGCGACGGTGGGTGATTCGCCGAGAAGCACCTCGGGCGCGGTGTAGGCGGGCGAGCCCATGATCGCGCCTTCTGCCGTCTCGAAACCGCCGGCGATGCGCGCGATGCCGAAATCGGTGAGTTGAGGCTCGCCGTACTCGGTGAGCAGGATGTTGGCCGGTTTGACGTCGCGGTGCAGGGTGTCGCGCTGGTGCGCGGTCTCCAACGCCCCGGCCATCTTCACGCCGATGCGCAGCGCACCGCGCCATCCGAGCGGCCCGGCTGCCTGGATCTTGGCGCTGAGCGACCCGTGCGGGTGGTACTGCATCACGATGTACGGCCTGCCGCTCGCGATGGTGCCGACCTGAAAGATGTTGACGATGTTCGGATGTCCCGACAGCTTGCCCATCGCGACCTGTTCGCGCATGAACCGTTCGAGGTTGTCGGGTTCGAGGTCGGTCGTCAAAACCTTGACCGCGACCGTGCGATCGAGCGCGCGCTGGACACAGCGGTAGACCACCCCGAAGCCGCCGCGCCCGATTTCGTCGGGGTCCTCGAAACCGGCCGCCACGAGTTCCGCCGGGATCCCGGCGGGCAGGTCCCGCTGCGTGGGCAACGGGTCGTTGCGGACCATCGTTCGCCTCGAAACTTTGCTGGCACCATGGCAGCAGGTCAGCCACCGACCCGAGCATAACGCCGGCGTTGCCGGCAGGTGGGGTTCTCGGACTACGCGAAGATCAGGCTGGGATCAGGCCGTCATGAGGTACTCGGCACGTCCGACGAAGACGATGCCCGAAGGCTTCGGCGCCGTTGCCGCGTGCACGACCGCCGAAGCGAACTCGGCTTCGGGCTCCCTGCGCTGCCACAGGTCGGCGATCGTCATCTCGTCGAGCATGGCGCCGGACACCACGGTGAAATGCACACCGTGGCGGTCGAACTCGGGCCGCATCGCATACAGCGCGGTCTCGCCTGCACGCTTGCTCGCCGCGATCGGGCCGTACCCCTTGGGCACCGCCTTGTGCGGAAAGAAATGCGCCTGATGGCTGGTGACGAACACGATGTGACCACCGGCGGGCATCAACGGCAACGCGAGACGGGCCAGCCGGCGCTGCGCATCGCGGTTGAGGCGCATGGCATGCCTCGGGTCGAGACCGACGCGGGGACCGCCGAGCGCGGTGAGAACCAGGGCGTCGAGCCGGCCGAACCGGCGACCGATGTCGTCGATCATCGCGGCCGTCGATGCCTCGTCGGCGATGTCGGCGCGGATCGTGGACGCCTGGCCGCCCGCGGCGCGGATGGTCTCAGCGATGCCTTCGGCGCGCTCGGCGTTGGCGCGGTAGTTGACGATGGAATGGGTACCGGAGGCAGCGAGCCGATGTGCGACCTCGGCGCCGATGCCCCGCGAGGCTCCGGTTATCAGGGCGACCCGTGCGGTGGTGTCCTGCTGCATATCGGGTTCCTTCCGTCACTGCCGATGCGGCCGTCGATCATGACCGCCATGAACGTCAATCGTACGCCTCTAATAAGAAAAATAAGAGTAACTTAAGGTCACGATAAGGCAAAGGAAGGTGCCCGGCCGGAGCTTTTCGCGTCGAAACTGTTGTTATCGGGCGTTCTTCTCGAGATTTCGCTCGATAACAACAGCCTCGCGAACGGATCGGATCTGCCGGCGCTACCGGATCGCGAGCCCGGTCAGGGCCCGGGAGATCACCAGTCGCTGGATCTCGCTGGTGCCCTCGAAGATCGTGAAGATCTTGGCGTCGCGGTGCATGCGCTCCACCGGGTAGTCGCGGGTGTAGCCGTTGCCGCCCAGGATCTGGATGGCCTCGTCGGTGACGTACACCGCGGTCTCGCTGGCCACGAGCTTGGCCATCGACCCCTCGGCGGAGTCGAACTGCTGGTTGTTGCGCGCCATCCACCCGGCCCGCCACACCAGCAGGCGCGCGGCGTCGATGCGGCTCTTCATGTCCGCGAGTTTGAATGCCACGGCCTGGAACTCACCGATCTTGCGGCCGAACTGCTCCCGCTGGCACGCGTAATCCAGCGCGTACTCGTAGGCCGCGCGCGCAACACCGACCGCCATCGCCCCGACCGTCGGTCGGGTGCGTTCGAACGTCTTCATCGCGGCGTGGCCGCCGGCTGATGCGCCGGACTTCACCCGCGCGATCCGCTCCTCGAACTTCTCCCGGCCGCCGAGGATCATGTCCTCGGGCAGGCGGACGTTGTCGAGGACCACCTCGGCGGTGTGGGAGGCGCGGATGCCGTGCTTCTTGAACTTCTGTCCCTGGACCAGGCCGTGGGTGCCCGGCGGGACGATGAAGGTCGCCTGGC
Coding sequences:
- a CDS encoding serine/threonine-protein kinase codes for the protein MVRNDPLPTQRDLPAGIPAELVAAGFEDPDEIGRGGFGVVYRCVQRALDRTVAVKVLTTDLEPDNLERFMREQVAMGKLSGHPNIVNIFQVGTIASGRPYIVMQYHPHGSLSAKIQAAGPLGWRGALRIGVKMAGALETAHQRDTLHRDVKPANILLTEYGEPQLTDFGIARIAGGFETAEGAIMGSPAYTAPEVLLGESPTVASDVYSLASTVFTASTGHAVFERGKGEQMVAQFLRITRHPAPNLRDADLPADLSAAIEQAMSRTISDRPESAQAFGEQLRELQRRHGLPVDDMPIPIAPPTDRPSSIASPTPSSGYPVRTLTPPAPATRFQMPSSAKRLVERARLIDVLRAQRDKKLTVIHGPTGFGKSTLAVQWAKQLAADGVAVAWLTVDDDDNNVVWFLSHVIEAIRSVMPALASDLGDVLEEHGDDAERYVLTSLINDIHSSGRRMTLVIDDWHRVTDPATIAALRYLLDNVASGLTVVVTSRTQSGLPMSRMRMQGEIVEIDATALRFDVSESGSFLVDLAGLDLDQTDVEELTEKTDGWVAALQLASLTLRDRDDPVQLIETMTGRHHVISEFLAENVLETLEPSTLDFLLATSIPERICGGLASALTDVPDGQSILEKIEERDLFLRRIDDQWFRYHQLFRDFLRHRLSRERVCDLHRRACRWYADQRLVREAVDHALAAGDEAEAVRLVENDGLYLVSGGQMSTLIGLTAKLPQDKVRSNPRLQLALAWANIVLHRVPAARDALSRVEATMSDAGLSDDETADMRAEVDVVRAIADLRADRLRGIDEHIAACLQRRDRMPPFTVATAATVATFAAAYRYDLDEVERIQTWAAPYYERSGDSFSIVNGLCFSGIAHHLMLNNTVAEQTLRRALRIAKRSGGTHSYAGRLASSLLGEILYEKGNLAEAERLLDEGYKLGPEGGSVDFKIARYVISARIKALQGDRLGAAQRLDEATRVARSLSLNRLQTLAEHERIRLGLPPHPEFGPMPVVSYDARREPVDAMDAIALQFEEASAIRRLMAQDDPAARDLACRWAGEWVDRLSALNRPQALLRARRLLGACLAADGRTAEAKAMVATVAAQCAQLQMLRYLVDGGPQVVATLIELCADQEAGRWSSEWPEVPADFLQEAINSVAPQRY
- a CDS encoding SDR family oxidoreductase — encoded protein: MQQDTTARVALITGASRGIGAEVAHRLAASGTHSIVNYRANAERAEGIAETIRAAGGQASTIRADIADEASTAAMIDDIGRRFGRLDALVLTALGGPRVGLDPRHAMRLNRDAQRRLARLALPLMPAGGHIVFVTSHQAHFFPHKAVPKGYGPIAASKRAGETALYAMRPEFDRHGVHFTVVSGAMLDEMTIADLWQRREPEAEFASAVVHAATAPKPSGIVFVGRAEYLMTA
- a CDS encoding acyl-CoA dehydrogenase family protein; this translates as MTFSLQLSDDVIEVRDWVHQFAAEVVRPAAAEWDEREETPWPVIQEAAKVGLYSPELFAQQAAEPTGIGMLTVFEELFWGDAGIALSILGTGLAAAALAGNGTPEQLGQWLPEMFGTADEPKLGAFCSSEPDAGSDVGAIRTRARFDEATREWVLNGTKTWATNGGIANVHIVVASVYPELGSRGQATFIVPPGTHGLVQGQKFKKHGIRASHTAEVVLDNVRLPEDMILGGREKFEERIARVKSGASAGGHAAMKTFERTRPTVGAMAVGVARAAYEYALDYACQREQFGRKIGEFQAVAFKLADMKSRIDAARLLVWRAGWMARNNQQFDSAEGSMAKLVASETAVYVTDEAIQILGGNGYTRDYPVERMHRDAKIFTIFEGTSEIQRLVISRALTGLAIR